In the genome of Ignisphaera sp., the window TACCTTCTTCAATCTTTCCTCATAGCTATTATCAATGATTATTTCCCCATTCATGCACTCTACTATCACACCACCAATAATATTTGTTGTATATATACCTTCAATTCTTATATTATAAGATTCTTCAACATATCTTTTAATTGCATCAATGAAGTCTATGTCTTTAGACGAAACTCTAATTGTAATACTATTTACTTTGCCAACTGAATTTAAAACCTCTTGTATAGACTCATCAATAAGTCTTTTTATTGACTCAAATCTTATGTTTTGTGGTAGAGAATTTAAAATACTGTTAACATGAATTACAACCTCTCTAATTATAGAATCTTTTGCCTCAGCAAGAATAAGTCTTGCCCTATACTTGGCTTCTGCTATTCTAGCGTCAGGATTTAGCTTAGCTACTATCTCTTTCTTCTTTTCCTCAATGAGCATCAACTTCTTCTTTTGAGCCTCCTCTATAATATTTTTCGCTTCTTCTTCAGCTTTCTTTAAAATATGTTCCGCCTCTATCTTGGCTTTCTCTAAAACAGCTCTTTTAAGTTCTTCAACACTCATATACGCTTACCAACTGGTAATAATAGACATAAACATTATGCCAAAAACCATGCCAAGAATGCCAAACAACTCCTCATACGCGGCCAAAATTATTGTGGGGCCAAATATCACTCCACGCGTTTTTATCAATTGTGCCGCTCCATCTGCACAAACCTTTCCTTGCGCATATGCTGAATAGAGTTCTACTAAGCCAACGAACATGCTTATGCCAAATACGGCTGCTGCAATATGAGGTGGTATTGAAGAGTACTTTTTGAGTAGAGATGGTAAGAAAGCGCTATAGCTCATCAGCATATAGATAAAACCGTAGACTAGTGTTTGGGTAGCAGGGAGAAAAGCTAGAGCAAATATCCTACCTCTTTGAGCAGGATCCTCACTTATTACTGGAATCCCTGCTGAAATTGCTATGTAAATTCCTAGTGTAGAGCCCACAGATGCAAGCCCTTCTGCTAGCCCAGGACCTATAAATGCAAGTATATCACTGCTCATCTTGATTCAATCCCTCGGTCTAAAATAAGTGATACTGGATTAAAAGTTTTTGGATCCAGTTGTCCTCTTCAATACCTTAACCTTATTATTTTGTTGGTTTAAATCAATTCTTTTGTTGACCCAAGTTTCACTGGACCCAGCACAACTCTTAGTGGTGCAATTCTTTTTCCGCTTCCTTCATAGAATTTCGTAGCCATTTCATATGTTATCAATCGAAGTGAGTGTATGTAGGGACCCAAAACAGAGGCGCCAAGTATGAATAAATGCAGTATGAAAGTCATTATAAGTCCCACCACAATCCCTACAGCTATATTTATAGTCGATGCGCTCTGAAAAGCTGAGTATATAAATACATTGAAAATTTCTGCTAGTAAAGCTGAGCCAGCACCTATTCCAGCAATTCTAATAAACGACATGTTATCAGCCAAGATGCCAATAACATCAAAGATCCAGAAAAACATTCCCATAAGACCCGATGTTTTAACCTTGGACAGTATGAATACAGCTAATGTTGCATAAACCGTGCACTCTATTATATTAGCAGGTATTATCCTACCTAATTTGAATATATCAACATCCATTCCTAGAAACGAGACCTTGTATGTTATAAGCGGCGGCCCAAATATTATGAATAAGACCATGCAAACTTCTAGTATTGCCGTCCATAGATCATGTGTTTTTGTAACAGCCTTTGCTATTGCGACTATGTGTGCTATTAATATGCTTATATATCCTATTAGCAACGCCAATTTAATTGATGATAGCATATACGTTACCGTAGCTTCAACATTTAAAAGTCTTGGTGGCGGAGATGGGAGGATAGGAGACAGTACAAGAGATATGTATTGGCCTATAAGCGAGCCTAGAAAGCTTCCAGAGAGGAGTCCGGTTACCATGGCGCTAAAAGCCGTTATATACACTATTTTTCTAAGCTTTTGGAGGGTTTCAGGGTTTTGGACAAAATAGGGTAGGACATACTTGGAACCTATTAGCAGACCTATTGCATAGCCTATGTCTGGAAACATTAGAGCGAAGTAAATTCCGTAGAAATATGTAAGTAGGGGTGTCGGATCCCATTCCCTAGGCAATGGATAGCCATTCAACTCTGTAAACATTTCAAAGGGTTTGAACGGCTTCAAATTGTTAAATTCCACAGGGGGCTCGGGAGAATCCTCGAATATTATCTGGGATGGTACTTTGCTCAACTCCTTTAGAAACTCTTCCTTTCTAGACCTTAAAACCCAGCCGCTAAGCAACACCAGGTACTTCGACTCTAAAGCCGTTTTCAATAACTCAATTTTGCCATATTCGATGTCTACAAGAGTCTTCAACAAGGCAATATCATATGCGTTACCCTTTATAATTTCGTCAATTCTATTCTCAATGTTTCTTAACTCTGCTTCTACGTTCAACTTCTCTTTATAAATAGCCTCAACAATTTTTAGAAGAGGAACATATCCATATACTTTTGAAAACTCTACAATTTTAACATTCCTTTGCTCAACTTCCTTTAGGATGCTCTCCAGCAGGTTTGAATCAAAAACAATTGTGGCCAAAGCGTTTTGTTCGTCGAAGACAGTCTCTCCCAATACATGTTTCGCTTTCTTCTTCAATAACTCAATTTCGTTTTTAGAACCTAGAAACGTTTTTACAGCAATTAGAGCACCATCATAGTCTAGAACACTTATATCAGCGTTGCTATACATACTCGATATTTGGTCAAGATATTTTCTTATCATATTGAGTTCTCTTAGCTTCTTAACATTCTCAAGCCTCTTCTTATCGAGTTCTCTAAGTATTTCTACCACATTGCCAAGTTTTTTATATAGACTCTGAAGAGCCTGCTTGGTACTTGTTGGCATCTCCTCAATTTTTATAGTTAATGGCTTTTCTATAAATGAGTTAATTGAGTCAAATAACTTTTTGCAGTTCTCAACTAAGGTAATGTATTCTTCAATTTCTCTAGCTTTTTCTTTCTCCTCCAACGATATAGGCTCAAAAGCACCTAGCTTCACTACCTTTTCCAATGTCATATCAGCATAGTCGCGTGGAACAATCACATAGGCTTTTAATGCTATATCAGGGTCGCTGAGAATAGCATATCTTATATTCATGAACGATACCTAGCCAATTTCAACTCCTATGACATTTGATACAATATTTTTAACAATCTCATTAATGTTCTTCTTATATGCTCTAGCTATTTCTTCTGCTTTTTTCTTAGCCTCTTCAACTATATTATGGTACTCCTTATTCACATCCTCCTCTAATTCCCTTGCAAACCTGTTCAAATCATCAATATAGCTTGTATCATTTAAAATCTCGCTAGCCTTTTTCTTAGCCTCTTCAACTATCTTCGAAGCTCTCTCTTCAGCTTCTCTAATAATTCTCTCAGCCTCAGACTCTATCTCCTTCATAATACTGCTTGCACTACCCAAAGAAAAAAACACCATTCTAAGCTGTAATAGTAATTCGAGGGCGGATATAAAAACTTTGAATAAAAGCTTCAATATAGTGTTTTGGGATAATCAAAAAGTTTTATATAGTTATGTTAACGTTAATTATAAGAGTAGTTGTATTGTATACAATATTATAGTGGTTTTCATGCAGCTGGCAACTCAGGAGAATGTCGTCGCTGTTATTTTGGCAGGTGGTGAGGGAACGAGGTTTAGGCCGTACACAGAAATTGTTCCCAAGCCGATGTTTCCCATTGGCTGTGAAGAAAAACCTCTTCTAGAGCATATAATTTGCTGGCTTCACAGGTTTGGCATAAAAGAGTTTGTTCTTCTTGTTGGATACAAGTGGAAGCAGATAAGAAACTATTTTGGCGATGGATCTAGACATGGAGTTTCGATTAGATATAGTCTAGATGATGAGGGGCATCGTGGGACTGGAGGTGCACTCTTAAAAGCATTCAAAAATGGTTTATTTAAGGATAACACGATTATTATTTGGTATGGAGATATAATAGCGCCTATTAACATCTACGACCTATTATCCTTTCACAGAAATAGAAAATCGGATGTCACCATAGTTCTTGCTGACAGATATCAAGTACCTGTTGGCGTCGCCAGGGTTAGTGATGATGACAGTGTTGTGGAGTTGGTTGAAAAGCCATGGCTAAACCTATATGTTTCAATAGGTGTGATTGTGTTGGAATCTCAGATACTGAATAATGTTGAATATTCTTTGGGAAAGTCATTTGATATAATGGGTGATCTAGTGCCATGGATTATTAAGAGGGGACATAAGGTGAAGGCCTATATTCACAGAGGTGTTTGGTATGATGTTGGAAGTCTGGAGAGATATGTTAAGATAAATTATGATGCTATAAAACAGTTTCTATGTGAGTAAGACAATGAGCTTAGTCTAATGTCTAAGTAGAGGTGCGCAAACATCTAACCGTGGCTCTATCTCCTCATCGCCTCTGATTATCATACCATCTTCTGAGACCTTATCATCTATGTTGGCACACATTCTAGCTTTTCTAAGCATCCTAGCTCTTTGCTGAATTGAGTCCTTGAATTGCGCTGGGCATAAATGGATTGGGATGGATATGTCGCTTTGTATTGCCTTAGCTAAGATTCTCTTAGCTGTTTCCATGCTTCCAACAACTGTTTTCCCATTCTCGGCTATCCCATACCCTCTAAACAGGATTCTATCTAGGTTAGTCTCGCTAACCTCCATCTCATTCAGGTTAATGAATTTAACACCTATGCTATCAGCTTTTAGCACAACTCTCCAGATCTCCTCATCATTTCTGGGTATAGCTGGAATCTCTATCCCAACATCCATCGCAGTATTCTTTACAGCATATTCGATGAGTTTCCATATGGAATCGTTAACTATGTGGAATCTTATCTCGTCAAGACCAACAATATCGAGATACTTTATAGCATTTTTTGTTGCGCCAAGACCAGATGTATAGAGGTGTATGTGGAAGCTCTGGCCAAACACATCTTTAAGTAGCTGGATGGTCTTGACTGTTAGGTCGTATCTCTGCATAGGTTCGCCACCTGTTATAGATGCACCTTCGGCTCTCACCATAGATGCCTCGTCAATGATTGTGGTCATTCCACAGATCTTCTCTTCGTCTACATAAAAAGCTTCTGAAGATCTTCGCTCTCTGCTAATTGGACAATAATAGCAGTCCATTCCACAAATGCCTGTTACAAATATAACTATTTTCAATCCTTTCATGCAAAGTCTGCAGCCCTTCGAGAGCTCTTTGTACCAATAGCCAATAATATCGTTTCCCTCTACTCTATATACAGAGCCCATAGTCTCTTACCCTATCTCTAAATAGACTATTTTCTCTACAGAGAAACTCTATATAGGCTTCTGTATCTGTGTTAATCGGCACCTCATACTCGATGAAAAGACCTGTATGACCCTCTCTAACCCTCTTTGTCAACGCCTCTACTCTATCAAGAACAACCTCTATAGACACCCTCAATTTTTTCGCGACATAGCCTTCATTACCAACAACAGGGGTCTCTACATGACCATCTTCAACAGGCTCTATAAGCATGAGCCTCTTATCAACACCTACCACTCTAACATCTCTCAAAAGATCATTGTACTCGACCATTCCACTAAATTTGTAAAACTCCACCTCAATTGGAAACAACTCTGCCAGCGGATCTGAAATGATAAGCTCTTCGAATGGGTCAAGATAGATGTATAGCTTGGGTGTGTGGATTGGCGTTGGCATAACAATTTTCTTGCTGTATATGCTGTAGCCTTGTCTCTCAATACACAGTTCTAGCAGACTGGGTGAATAAGGTCTAAGCAAAGCAACATCAACATCGCTGCGCTCGTTAACATCTCCTCTAGCAACGCTACCATGAACAATAGGGTTTATTATTCCACAGGAGGAAAGGGTCTCTAGCATTTTTATTGCTGAGGATCTCTTCTTCCTAAGAATATTCCACCTACTCTCATCATATACAACCCTTCTCCTATAACCATAAGACATTTCATTAGACCACAACAACGTTTAATTGTATTCGACACAATATTTAATGTGTGTAACAAGCTAATTAATGTTTAAAACTAGGGAGAATTTATATCTAACCATTGTTGAAGCAACTTGAGGGGCATCAATTGGAAGCAATACTGTATATAATGCTGGCATGGATAATAATCTTCACTATCTTACCCAT includes:
- a CDS encoding V-type ATP synthase subunit E family protein, giving the protein MSVEELKRAVLEKAKIEAEHILKKAEEEAKNIIEEAQKKKLMLIEEKKKEIVAKLNPDARIAEAKYRARLILAEAKDSIIREVVIHVNSILNSLPQNIRFESIKRLIDESIQEVLNSVGKVNSITIRVSSKDIDFIDAIKRYVEESYNIRIEGIYTTNIIGGVIVECMNGEIIIDNSYEERLKKVLRNMMPQLAKIGL
- a CDS encoding ATPase, which translates into the protein MSSDILAFIGPGLAEGLASVGSTLGIYIAISAGIPVISEDPAQRGRIFALAFLPATQTLVYGFIYMLMSYSAFLPSLLKKYSSIPPHIAAAVFGISMFVGLVELYSAYAQGKVCADGAAQLIKTRGVIFGPTIILAAYEELFGILGMVFGIMFMSIITSW
- a CDS encoding nucleotidyltransferase family protein, whose amino-acid sequence is MQLATQENVVAVILAGGEGTRFRPYTEIVPKPMFPIGCEEKPLLEHIICWLHRFGIKEFVLLVGYKWKQIRNYFGDGSRHGVSIRYSLDDEGHRGTGGALLKAFKNGLFKDNTIIIWYGDIIAPINIYDLLSFHRNRKSDVTIVLADRYQVPVGVARVSDDDSVVELVEKPWLNLYVSIGVIVLESQILNNVEYSLGKSFDIMGDLVPWIIKRGHKVKAYIHRGVWYDVGSLERYVKINYDAIKQFLCE
- a CDS encoding 4Fe-4S cluster-binding domain-containing protein; translation: MGSVYRVEGNDIIGYWYKELSKGCRLCMKGLKIVIFVTGICGMDCYYCPISRERRSSEAFYVDEEKICGMTTIIDEASMVRAEGASITGGEPMQRYDLTVKTIQLLKDVFGQSFHIHLYTSGLGATKNAIKYLDIVGLDEIRFHIVNDSIWKLIEYAVKNTAMDVGIEIPAIPRNDEEIWRVVLKADSIGVKFINLNEMEVSETNLDRILFRGYGIAENGKTVVGSMETAKRILAKAIQSDISIPIHLCPAQFKDSIQQRARMLRKARMCANIDDKVSEDGMIIRGDEEIEPRLDVCAPLLRH
- a CDS encoding DNA polymerase subunit beta is translated as MSYGYRRRVVYDESRWNILRKKRSSAIKMLETLSSCGIINPIVHGSVARGDVNERSDVDVALLRPYSPSLLELCIERQGYSIYSKKIVMPTPIHTPKLYIYLDPFEELIISDPLAELFPIEVEFYKFSGMVEYNDLLRDVRVVGVDKRLMLIEPVEDGHVETPVVGNEGYVAKKLRVSIEVVLDRVEALTKRVREGHTGLFIEYEVPINTDTEAYIEFLCRENSLFRDRVRDYGLCI